One stretch of Flavobacterium sp. 9 DNA includes these proteins:
- a CDS encoding GNAT family N-acetyltransferase produces MVLDFKKFPQLLTDRLILRNIENTDVALIHKLRSDETVNAFVGRDNSSTLEKAKDYILKIQNLIQKNECIYWVINLKENKDLMGCVCLWNFDPENEIVEIGYEMLSEFQGKGIMGEALKKVIEYAFEEMKAKIITAFPSSDNNSSVAMLKKLNFEFEENKYNNTHEKVKNLVTFTLRNPHTLKAI; encoded by the coding sequence ATGGTTTTGGATTTTAAAAAATTCCCACAACTCCTAACAGACCGATTAATATTACGAAACATTGAGAATACAGATGTAGCCTTAATTCATAAACTGCGTTCAGATGAAACTGTAAATGCATTTGTGGGCAGAGATAATTCCTCTACTTTAGAAAAAGCAAAAGATTATATCCTTAAAATACAGAATTTAATACAGAAAAATGAATGCATTTATTGGGTTATCAATTTAAAAGAAAACAAAGATCTGATGGGATGTGTTTGTCTGTGGAATTTTGATCCTGAAAATGAAATTGTTGAAATTGGATACGAAATGCTGAGTGAATTTCAAGGAAAAGGGATTATGGGCGAAGCGCTTAAAAAAGTAATCGAATATGCGTTTGAAGAAATGAAAGCAAAAATAATTACGGCATTTCCATCTTCTGATAATAATAGTTCTGTTGCAATGCTAAAAAAGCTAAATTTCGAATTCGAGGAGAATAAATACAATAACACTCATGAAAAAGTAAAAAATCTGGTCACTTTTACGTTAAGAAATCCTCATACTCTAAAAGCCATCTAA